The DNA segment CGTAAGAAAGAAGAGGCCGCACAGAAAGAGGCCGATAGAAAGGCCCGCATCGAAGAGGAGAAGGCGAGGGCAGCCGAAGAGAAACGCCTTGCCGACGAAGTCAATAGAGCCAGAGAAGAGGCAAAGCTCAAGGCCGAAGAAGAACGCAAGGCAAAGATAGCCGAGGAAAGGCGCCTGAGAGATGAGGTCAACCGCGCCAAGGAAGAGGTAAGGCGTAAAGACGAGGAAGCCCGCAAGACAAAACTCGCCGAAGAGAGATGGATCGCCGATAAGGCCAGGAAGGCCAAAGAGATCGAGAAGCTCCAGGCAGAAGAGGCCCGTAAGGCCAAACTCGCCGAAGAGAAACGCCTCGCCGATGAAGCCAGGAAAGCCAAAGAGGCAGAGAAACTGCAGGCCGAAGAATCTCGCAAAGCCAAGATCGCCGAAGAGAAACGCCTCGCAGATGAAGCCAGAATAGCCAAGGAAGAAGCGCTCCGTAAAGCCGAAGAGGCCCGTAAGGCAAAGCTCGCCGAAGAGAAACGCCTCGCCGATGAAGCCAGGAAAGCCAAAGAGGCAGAGAAACTGCAGGCCGAAGAATCTCGCAAAGCCAAACTTGCCGAAGAGAAACGCCTCGCAGATGAAGCCAGAATAGCCAAGGAAGAAGCGCTCCGTAAAGCCGAAGAGGCCCGTAAGGCAAAGCTCGTCGAAGAGAAACGCCTCGCAGATGAAGCCAGAATAGCCAA comes from the Candidatus Omnitrophota bacterium genome and includes:
- a CDS encoding molecular chaperone DnaJ, encoding MNNRRLLIGLRLYGALTCAALFSLIPSGWAEDGHVAVSSESQTLVIDKTDREDADAGAERVKSYLEKAREAYKKGSHKLVVLESYKVLLEDPENAEAKEFIAKSERKAKLVQERRKIDEPRQYERETKIAEDKRKKEEAAQKEADRKARIEEEKARAAEEKRLADEVNRAREEAKLKAEEERKAKIAEERRLRDEVNRAKEEVRRKDEEARKTKLAEERWIADKARKAKEIEKLQAEEARKAKLAEEKRLADEARKAKEAEKLQAEESRKAKIAEEKRLADEARIAKEEALRKAEEARKAKLAEEKRLADEARKAKEAEKLQAEESRKAKLAEEKRLADEARIAKEEALRKAEEARKAKLVEEKRLADEARIA